DNA from Debaryomyces hansenii CBS767 chromosome A complete sequence:
ACTTAAAAGGTTAATGATACCAAGAATATAGTTACCTAAATTGGAGCCTATATTTCTTGGTATACATAAATAAGTGAGCAAGGAAAGCAGTATTATATAGTCAGAGGCTTATGTATGCATCAGCCACTTAATAGGAAGCATAGAccataaaataaataacaaAACATTTTATAAAACTACATCGgataatttcaaacatTCGTCTGCTcatcttttcttcattgaGAGTTGAATATGAGCTTTGATATTCGAGAACATTACAGTCGCAAGAGagtaattataatttttcataagCTTCAACATCAAGTATTGTGACGAATTTCCGATAATCAAAAGTCTCCTTCCGTTGTTTGTTTAAAATCACCATCATATTATTGGGGAACCCTGGGCTAATAGGAACTTAGTTAATTTGGAGATCACGAACTGCGTGTGATTGGtataaacaataataacatGAGGTATTACCAAAGCAATTTTATAAGGCTACCAAAATCTCATTAAGAAATACTTATTACCATTTATGAATTGGTTACAACTATTGAGAAGCCAAGATCTACTATACTAATTCACACTTCCTCGCATGAGCATGTCGAATATCTGGCtttccaattcatcaaatataaaagaTAATTTATCGTCCTGGTACGAACCATTATCATACATAACCtctttttcattcatttctttTAGACACATTTCACAGTCCATCAATGTtctattttatttcatttcaCACAAATAATCtcttaattcattattaaaggGTACtccaaaattcaaatttccaCCATTTGCCACACTGACACACTGAAGGAGAACCATTTTGGCGTAGACAAGGTTTTTTCCTATCTTCGTTGGATCGACTTGTTTCACCAATCGGTTAAGATGCATTTTACACATTCTAATGTTGCTTAATAAATAGCTCTTGGTTCTGGACTGGAGTGTTTCTTTCCTGTTTTCATATAATAAGGCAGCTAAGATCTGGAAGCTTTTGTCGATATATAAGGGGTATGCGTGAATTGTCTCCAATGCTACAGGAGATCCTTAGTAacaatttataaaaatgtGCGGATGTCGTTATGTTACCTTCAACATTGTACTGAGGTAATCTTAGCTTTTCACTAAACATCACATTCGTTAAAAGTTCTCTCTTCGTTGGATTGGTTAAAACTGTTATATCATAATCtgattcatcatcattcaaaCCACGTATTCGTGATCCCCTTAAGTAGACCGCTAAAACATAGCGGTTAGTTAACTCCTCTGTGTCTCTAACTACCAGCTCTATTACTTCCATACCCTTGTTGTACGGTCGTTTATACTAATGATTTTTATTTTGGGTCACTACAGATAATCGTGGTCGAGTAATGACGAATATGgagattttgattttttttacGGCACGGACGCACtcatttcaaaaaatgagTCCATGACTGAATAGATTTTGCCCGCTCGTGTTGGAAATTACCAGTCACTTTAGCTGAGCTATTTTATATTCCATTATTCATTCTTTATAATTGTAAAAAAACTGGGAGCTGTATGTAAGATATACGTGTAGTCAACTGTAGAATGGGCATCGTAGCCAAGCCAAACATTGTATAATGGTCTGGTGCGTGAAAAATTGGGTCCATGAAAAATTGTAGGAACTACATGTCCCTTCGCATTTAATCAAGAAACTTGGacattaaaaatgaaatacaTTAGTATGTCTTCTTATTCTGATATATGAAAAGGATATTGTAAGACTCAAGCATGgcaattatattttttctttttgttcaaaaaataaagGAGTACGCTTTGCTCAGATTCTGGAAAATGCTGAGGATTTTGACTTCAGTTTGTCAAGCTAAACTGTAAATAAGTTGTAATTTCAATCTTCtttatatcaaatatataatgcGGGATGTAAATAACGGCGTTTACGTGTAACAATAGTGGTAGTATAATCTAGGATTGTAAGATAATAAGAACTTTAAATCCTAGATTGTGATCGTTTTCGCGCTGTGCTACAAATCTTTTTGCCCCTTTTTGCTGATGAGTGAAAAAATAGTTCCTAATTCTCTGCTCTCTTCAGTAAGGACTTAAGAggaaatttttcttctactTATACTTATACCTTTTGCAATAGTGTCGGTGATTGCAACACGTACACTTCTAAAGCGTATATTTATAAGGATGTTCTCTTATTTCTGTACTACAGcattcaacaatttctcCGTTTATTTTAATCAGAGTAAACTATTTTATACGTAAAATCTATTAtgcaaattgaaattaagtAGGGTAAATGAAAGTCTTGTCTTTTAAATTTGTAAGATCTAAAGCAGCGACGTTAACTTTAAAAACTTCACCTCTTCGTGCTTAACATGACTAACCTTCAGCTTTTCATCCAAAGGTGCCAATCTTTCCTTGTTTCTTCTATGCAAAATGAACCATACAGTACCAATAAAAACTGGAGCAGTGAAAAACTTTACACAATTTGAACAATCCATGCTCCATGCAGGGACATAATTGTGGAAAGCTAATATTTGAAACAGAATATGAAACCATGATCATTGCATTTCTCACCAATCTCTGGGTATAGCTTGCACCTGCAGTAGTTTGTCCTAAACCAAATGCACAAATCCATTCCAACACCAAAGGATTGTGAGGCTAAGGAAATGGATGCCAATACACCTATATAATTAGTCAATGGAAGAGAAACTGCTGCAAACTTAATCCACCCATTTCTTCATAAAGGATAGTTTGTTGGTAAGGTAAGTTATTAGCTAACTGCTGTAAAAAAAAGAACCCAACTATTAACCATGAAATTGGATCTTTGAAAGCTTCAATTGAATGGACTTTTTTGAACTGTTTTTGTTCAATAGATTGGTGGGAAGTATTTTGAACTTTTCTAATGACCCAGACTTTCTCTTCCATGGTCAAGAAAGATGCATTAATTGGATTATCTAGGTATGAAAAGAAAGCAATTACGGCTAAGATTAAGGTTAGTCCACcaccaataataatactcAAGACTCTCCAGTCACCTATTTCAGCACCAGTGTACAAGACACCGTAACTAATGAACCCAATTGGGATAGGTGATACCATAAATGAAGCGTAGAAAATTGGTTGAGTCAGTTCTCTAACATGTTGACTTAAAACATACCATTAGTAAGTATAATTGGAATTGCAACCAAGAAATCCGAGGAAAAATCTTAACGCTTTAACACCCGCATAATTATAAGCCGCACAATGCAAGATAAATTCACGGaccaaaaaaatataataccaaaaattaatttactGATAGGTAATTGACCAACGGTGAAGCCAAAGTAGAAAATTGTGtttacattattatatttatcttgGTCTAATCCAGTAGTTTCCCAAAATCCAGAGATGGAATGTACGATAAGTAGCTTTATCCATGTACATAATCAAGTTGATTAAAAAAGTAAGACCCAAGACTCGCCATAATAATTTTCTACTAAGTTTCTTGTCTTTCTCAGGAGTAACAATGAACTTGCCTATGTATCTATTGTAGAACCACGTGTCGAAGGGAATGTTGATGTCAAGGGATCGGAACAAAGAAGTGACAACACTTTTGTTGGAGAAACTTGGAAGGGGATTATTTTGAGAAGCAGCAATTACACCTACGATGCTCCAGAATTTAAGGGACTCTTCAAAGATATTAGTCACAATACTTAGATTTCAGTATATTGTATGCGTCGAATCCTGATTTAGCGAAGAGGTTATATGAATGCTGGGATTTGACTCCGTATGACAGATTAAAATTCTATGCTCGTAGCAATTGACATCATAATAATTGGCCAAACTATAAAGAAGATGAGATGAACAACGAAGACGAGAAAGTGGGAGAAGTGGGAGGTTGCCAGGACTTATAAGTCCAGTATCAAATTGAATCAGATTTCTCGCGAATCAGAGGGGAAGTACTCAACATATTTGAAAAGGTTTCTTTGTCTACTTTGATTAGGACCAAGCTTCTTGAATAGTATAATAATGTATAGAAAAATTTACTAGAGAATATAGAGatcaaaaaagaagatCATCTCGTAAACAACAGAATAAAAAGTACACGCCCAATTTGAGTTAAAGACTTGGCATAGACagtgaaattttttaactAAAAATTCTCCCATTTTTTCATGTGAATGCAGGTTTCAACCTAGCGAACCTCAAATATACCACTTGaaagatgttgaaataCTTGCATTAACAATAcctttgaaatatgaataagCTATTACAAGTATTACCCAGTCTTGAGGTTATCCAAAACATTAGAACAGTTTTTACATATTTTAAAGTCTACAGGATAAGACAGATATACCCTTTTTCTTAACAGGAAGAGTCAAAGACATGTGACACTTTCCAAAACTTCACATCgtaaaataataatttagacTTTTTTTTAATAGCTCAGATTGAGGACTTTATATGAAATAGCGTATGATGGGTACTTTCTATACCTTAGCCAGTATTGGTTTGCAAACAGTAAAACTTATCTGGCATACAATCTAACGGTCGATAGAACCTAATGATAGCCAAAGGCTTATGTAGTCTTCAGTAGATCTTTATATTtagttgaaaattttaaatgtACGTCCACGCATAAACGGGAATCGAGAAGCTTACAGGCATTCCTTAATCTGATCTGAAAGttgtaattttaataacCCCacttaatttttcaattctttctaTGTACAACCAGTTGAACCTGAAGTAACATCATCTATATCAATAAGATCTATTCTATGCTTCTCTATACTATGTTTCTCATTAGCACTTGTTCTCTTTTCTAAGTCCATTCCAGCATTGTTTCACTTAAAACTTATTTTCTGTGACATGATGATAAAAGTTTATTTACATATATGTAGCTGGCTAAAGCCAAGAAAATTCACCACTATTAATAAGAAAGTTTTTCTCGTACTTGACTGGGCTTTAGAACAAGTAAAGCCAAGAAATTTGGGATGATGTCTGCATATGCACATAGATCAAGTTGATTTTATCTCATCAATCAGTGTCCATattattccaattattatgcagattcaatattgttaatttttTCCCCAGTTTCTGACAGATTGATCAATGTCTTTTATTAATACGTTAGGAAATTATTAGTATCTATGAGTTCAAGCTAAAAATGCCCCTCTACTAAAATTGTGTCCTTCAAAAATGGACAAGATAATGcaatatttgtataattcGTATCCATTATTGTTAAGCACTGGTATTTAGAAAAAActaaatgaaatttttgttaGATTAATGTACtttaaaatttattttattcgCCAAACGTATTAAAAGTATATTTAGAAGCAGcatgatatatttgaacaGACCCTACATAAAATACTTGCTAACAAATTTAAACAGCGTATAAAATGACTctcaacaaataaatattcaattattgcGTTGCTTACACTCAAGAGCTAAGGCGATTTCGTAAAAAACTGCAAGAAGGACACAAACTTTAGTTACAAGTCTTAACTGATCACGCATAAAACTGCATATACGTCTATTTTCAAGCCATCTACTGTCTTTACCTTTATAAAACGAATGTATTACTCTCTTGATGAGAAAATATAACTGCATAGCTAAAGACTACAAGATTTTGAGTTAAGACAGAATCTAAATGTTACCTTAATAGTGATTGCTGAATAATAGATTAACGAGTATCATAATCCCAATtacttcaatattttatacGAAAAGATTGTTGTGCGTTCGTTTGTCAGCTTGACATCTTGTTCATTCCAGGCCAAGCAAGTCAAATGATATACTTAATCATCGCTGCAGATTTTTACTGCCATAACTCAAATATGTAGTTGGTTATTCTTTCATTCTCCGCATAGACaaaccaaataaaaatgttGTGAGTTTAGAAATGTAATAAAATACACAAAGCCCAACTGCGAGATCGGGCTTATCAGATCCATCTGACAAATTAAGAGAAACTGCCGTGTTCTACGACGCAACTTAAATCACCACTACCACCAATTTTGATGGAAGGTTCTTACTCTATCCCAGACAATGTTAATGGGGACTATCAATCGAGGTCTAATTATTCAGAAAATTTAACTTTGCGAACGATGATTATTCAAGCGCTCTCgaataaataaagttgGCTTCTACGAGCGTCGTTGAAGCCAATCATTTACATGCTTTTTCAAAGTTGAGCCATACCTTATCAAATGAGAACAATAGAAGTACGAACACCGATATGCATGCCAAgctttcatcaattttttttcaccGACTGCCTCAATGCTCGAGCATAAGTTCTTATGTCTGCTCTTCTTGAAACATTTAAATAGCAGCTGTTTACACTTTATATTTCCATAGATTTTATTACTATTGTATCATCTCTAACATGCTGGCTGAGAAAAATTCACATAATACAGGAGACATTATAACACCCACCGTCACCAAATATAGCCAGACTGCAACGGCCAGCGGTGTCGACAAGACTACGTCTGCGGTCGAGAAACTTCATCATGAGTCAGTCTCTGAGTCAAAAGAGCTCCATTTGATAGACTCTAACATTTCAACTGAGTTCGAAAAGTCAAGAGGTGTGAGAAGGATTGAAAATGTTAAGGCCATGATGCAGTCAGACGAAGGGAAAAAAGTCACTATCGCTTTCTGGACCTGTCTTGTCGTGATTGCTTGGGTCTACTCTTTGGATTCCTCTACCACATACAATTATGCTATTCCTGCTGCTTCCAATTTCAGCAGACACTCAATGATTTCTACTGTTAATATCGCATCCGGGATTATTGGTTCCGTTGTCTTGCCTTTTCAGGCTAAGTTCTCTGATATCACTTCAAGGCCTATTTGTTTTGCCCTTTCATTGCTCTTTTACACTGTGGGTACAGTTATTGCAGCTTCTAGTTCGAGCATTGGTGGCTATGTGGTTGGTACAGTTTTCACTGCTGTTGGTTCAAATGGTATCTCCTTTTTGAGGGATATCATCGTCGCTGATTTAACAGACTTAAAGTGGAGGGGTCTTGTAAACGGTATTATGACCAGTCCGTACTTAATTACTGTCTGGTTTGCTGGTTTGATTGTTGATGCCGTCTTAAAGACTAATTGGAGATGGGGTTATGGTATGTTTGCTATCATAATGCCTGTCATTGTATCTCCGTTAATTTTTGTGTTGTCCTACTATGAACATAAAGCTCAAAAATTGGTACCCAAAGTTGTAAAACCAAAGAAATCGGTTTGGAAAATTGTTAAAGATGCTGCAATTGAAATCGATGCTTTCGGTTTGATTCTATTAGGTTTTGGGTGGTCTTTGTTCTTGTTGCCCTTCTCTATCTACT
Protein-coding regions in this window:
- a CDS encoding DEHA2A14652p (no similarity); the protein is MEVIESVVRDTEELTNRYVLAVYLRGSRIRGLNDDESDYDITVLTNPTKRELLTNVMFSEKLRLPQYNVEGNITTSAHFYKLLLRISCSIGDNSRIPLIYRQKLPDLSCLII
- a CDS encoding DEHA2A14696p (weakly similar to uniprot|P39980 Saccharomyces cerevisiae YEL065w SIT1 ferrioxamine B transporter), whose amino-acid sequence is MSAEKNSHNTGDIITPTVTKYSQTATASGVDKTTSAVEKLHHESVSESKELHLIDSNISTEFEKSRGVRRIENVKAMMQSDEGKKVTIAFWTCLVVIAWVYSLDSSTTYNYAIPAASNFSRHSMISTVNIASGIIGSVVLPFQAKFSDITSRPICFALSLLFYTVGTVIAASSSSIGGYVVGTVFTAVGSNGISFLRDIIVADLTDLKWRGLVNGIMTSPYLITVWFAGLIVDAVLKTNWRWGYGMFAIIMPVIVSPLIFVLSYYEHKAQKLVPKVVKPKKSVWKIVKDAAIEIDAFGLILLGFGWSLFLLPFSIYSYADKGWKNPSIIAMLVVGPVLLIIFVVYEVFYAPFPSMPKRVIKNKTFVTAIIINIIYLLADGIRAQYLSTIMWIGKDWSNQNWVYFNNTLTMSLCFFGVVAGATCRITHRYKYMQSFGILVRVISYCLPLRSQGTLANTASFVMSQVLMGFGSAYSTIGTQISSQASVPHQDLSLVMSLVLLWSTVGSSIGYAISSVIWTSKLPQYFREFIPNSYTDEEVYNFYTDMDSLRAMPFDSDARQGATKAFTYVAIFMFAPPIAMEFINFLLSFFQTNFYLGDTHNAIEDQNGKDPTNPDEEIRVPQTTKEKFLYLFR
- a CDS encoding DEHA2A14674p (some similarities with uniprot|Q12235 Saccharomyces cerevisiae YLL055W) yields the protein MVSPIPIGFISYGVLYTGAEIGDWRVLSIIIGGGLTLILAVIAFFSYLDNPINASFLTMEEKVWVIRKVQNTSHQSIEQKQFKKVHSIEAFKDPISWLIVGFFFLQQLANNLPYQQTILYEEMGGLSLQQFLFH